From one Streptomyces sp. Q6 genomic stretch:
- a CDS encoding carbohydrate ABC transporter permease, translated as MTSTTTSPLSGTEPLKSVATRTGGSTRRRIRKDLLRSRVAAWSAVLVIGAFGMAPVYWLLVTALSPTDQAFQFPPKLIPTEITFHNFSALAENDQLLKYLVNSMIVATITAVLSVVVATYMGYSFSKFRYRGRRSLMHLVLASQMFPQALLLVTLYTVFSSFGLLNTYTALVLSFTTFTMPLCVWMLKGIFDTIPDALLEAASIDGASRWRTLHSIVAPLAAPGMIAAGLFAFVRGWNDFIFALTLADKEKQTLPPGLVSTYIGEFQTAWPELMAASLVVSIPVVVAFMFLQRYLVGGMTAGSVKS; from the coding sequence ATGACCTCCACGACCACCTCCCCCCTGTCCGGCACGGAGCCGCTGAAGTCGGTGGCCACGCGCACCGGCGGCTCGACGCGACGCCGGATCCGCAAGGACCTGCTGCGCTCCCGCGTCGCCGCCTGGTCGGCGGTCCTGGTGATCGGCGCCTTCGGGATGGCGCCGGTGTACTGGCTGCTCGTCACGGCCCTGAGCCCCACGGACCAGGCCTTCCAGTTCCCGCCGAAGCTGATCCCCACCGAGATCACCTTCCACAACTTCTCCGCGCTCGCCGAGAACGACCAGCTCCTGAAGTACCTGGTCAACTCGATGATCGTCGCGACGATCACCGCGGTGCTCAGCGTGGTCGTCGCCACGTACATGGGCTACTCGTTCTCCAAGTTCCGCTACCGCGGCCGCCGTTCGCTGATGCACCTGGTGCTCGCGTCCCAGATGTTCCCGCAGGCGCTGCTTCTGGTGACGCTCTACACGGTGTTCTCCAGCTTCGGTCTGCTGAACACGTACACCGCACTGGTGCTCTCGTTCACGACGTTCACGATGCCGCTGTGCGTCTGGATGCTGAAGGGCATCTTCGACACCATCCCGGACGCCCTCCTGGAAGCAGCCTCCATCGACGGCGCCTCGCGCTGGCGGACGCTGCACTCGATCGTGGCGCCGCTCGCGGCCCCCGGCATGATCGCCGCCGGCCTCTTCGCCTTCGTACGCGGCTGGAACGACTTCATCTTCGCGCTGACGCTGGCCGACAAGGAGAAGCAGACGCTGCCGCCCGGCCTCGTGTCCACGTACATCGGTGAGTTCCAGACCGCCTGGCCCGAGCTGATGGCCGCGTCGCTCGTCGTGTCGATCCCCGTGGTCGTCGCCTTCATGTTCTTGCAGCGCTACCTCGTCGGCGGGATGACCGCCGGCTCGGTCAAGAGCTGA